One genomic window of Bacillus mycoides includes the following:
- a CDS encoding 2'-5' RNA ligase family protein, translating to MRTILLFLHNMPIDEIESMREKYDPLFGLIPPHITIVFPFESSISNDDLKLHILNVSKGIHTIEIEFASRISSEGEYLFLEVERGKEKIEELHDRLYTGPLLQFFRTDIPYIPHVTVGRKGSAELVAEIAKGIPSFHEKLDCVINRISVERIGENGESIIEFEVPLQKS from the coding sequence GTGCGTACAATTTTACTATTTTTACATAACATGCCCATTGATGAAATAGAAAGTATGAGAGAAAAGTATGATCCTTTATTTGGATTAATTCCTCCTCATATAACAATTGTATTCCCGTTTGAAAGTTCCATTTCGAATGATGATCTGAAATTACATATTTTGAATGTGTCCAAAGGGATTCATACGATTGAAATTGAGTTTGCTAGCCGGATAAGCAGCGAGGGAGAGTATTTATTTTTGGAAGTAGAAAGAGGGAAAGAAAAAATAGAAGAATTGCACGATAGATTGTATACAGGTCCTTTACTACAATTTTTTAGAACGGATATTCCATACATACCACATGTAACGGTTGGGAGAAAAGGTAGCGCAGAGTTAGTGGCTGAAATAGCGAAGGGGATTCCTAGTTTTCATGAGAAGTTGGACTGTGTAATTAATAGAATTAGTGTGGAACGAATTGGTGAGAATGGAGAGTCAATTATTGAATTTGAAGTACCATTGCAAAAAAGCTGA
- the exsC gene encoding exosporium protein ExsC, translating to MTHIIDYQATQPINKTGETTFAIPHSPNKAILANIKLKISRSDSRNNRVELIATVGVEGITEISQVLFRIFRDNTEIFNAQVGIESTDSEQFYAQTFQAIDQNVSCGTHEYSLTVENLTSGASADVVGPLSFSGLAIGQDHKCC from the coding sequence ATGACTCATATCATTGATTACCAAGCTACTCAACCAATAAATAAAACGGGTGAAACAACTTTTGCAATTCCCCATTCCCCAAATAAAGCAATTCTAGCAAATATTAAATTGAAAATTTCAAGAAGCGATTCACGTAATAATCGAGTAGAATTAATCGCTACAGTTGGAGTTGAAGGTATAACTGAGATTTCACAAGTTTTATTCCGAATTTTCCGTGACAATACAGAAATCTTCAACGCTCAAGTAGGAATTGAATCTACAGATTCTGAGCAATTTTACGCGCAAACATTTCAAGCTATAGATCAAAATGTTAGCTGCGGGACTCACGAATATTCATTAACTGTAGAAAACCTTACTAGTGGTGCAAGTGCAGATGTTGTTGGTCCACTATCTTTTAGCGGTTTAGCTATTGGACAAGATCATAAGTGTTGCTAA
- the coaW gene encoding type II pantothenate kinase, protein MRNVVGIDAGGTLTKIAYFNLEEKLCFEKFYSYEQERIKECLHNNNSITQLCITGGKAKQLEQLLSGSYKIVELNEFEATLAGVRYILKEEKRAINNFVLTNIGTGTSIHYVHDKQYVRAGGTGVGGGTIMGLSKLLTNIDHFEDVIPLTKIGSRNSLDITVGDIYGGILSPIDNNLTASNFGKAAITDSNYSSSDILATVQGLVGEVVTALSLQFAETKNIDHIIYIGSTLCNNVHLQSIISSYTEYQNKIPVFLQDGGYSGAIGALLHGRK, encoded by the coding sequence ATGCGGAATGTTGTTGGTATTGATGCTGGGGGAACATTAACAAAGATTGCTTACTTTAACCTAGAGGAAAAATTATGTTTTGAAAAATTTTATTCATATGAACAAGAAAGAATTAAAGAATGCCTTCATAATAATAATTCAATTACACAATTATGCATTACAGGTGGTAAAGCTAAACAGTTAGAACAACTACTTTCAGGTTCATATAAAATAGTAGAGTTAAACGAGTTTGAAGCTACTTTAGCAGGCGTACGCTACATACTAAAAGAAGAAAAACGTGCTATAAACAACTTTGTATTAACAAATATCGGTACAGGTACTTCTATTCACTACGTTCACGACAAGCAATACGTTCGTGCTGGTGGGACTGGAGTTGGCGGTGGTACTATTATGGGCCTTTCAAAACTATTAACAAATATAGATCATTTTGAAGATGTGATTCCGCTTACGAAAATTGGTTCAAGAAACAGTCTAGATATTACAGTTGGAGATATTTATGGAGGGATTCTCTCCCCTATTGATAATAACTTAACTGCTAGTAATTTCGGAAAAGCGGCCATTACAGATTCAAATTATAGTAGTTCAGATATACTAGCTACCGTTCAAGGACTTGTCGGTGAAGTCGTCACAGCATTAAGCCTTCAATTCGCCGAAACGAAAAATATTGACCATATCATTTACATCGGTTCTACTCTATGTAATAACGTACATCTTCAAAGTATTATAAGTAGCTATACAGAATATCAAAATAAAATACCAGTCTTTTTACAAGACGGCGGTTATAGTGGTGCGATTGGTGCTTTACTTCATGGTAGGAAATAA
- a CDS encoding LL-diaminopimelate aminotransferase, whose product MTYTLATRMKAFQSSIFSELGAYKKEKIAAGHEMIDLSIGNPDMPPADFVREAMVHTASAKESYGYTLSGIQEFHEAVTEYYNKTHNVILNAEKEVLLLMGSQDGLVHLPMVFANPGDIILVPDPGYTAYETGIQMAGATSYYMPLKKENDFLPNLEVIPEEIADKAKMMILNFPGNPVPAMAHEDFFKEVIAFAKKHNIIIVHDFAYAEFYFDGQKPISFLSVPGAKEVGVEINSLSKSYSLAGSRIGYMIGNKEIVGALTQFKSNTDYGVFLPIQKAASAALRHGAAFCEKNRGIYQERRDTLVDGFRKFGWNVDKPAGSMFVWAEIPKGWTSLEFAYALMDRANVVVTPGHAFGPHGEGFVRIALVQDKVVLQEAVENIKNSGIFSIEKVAELVKN is encoded by the coding sequence ATGACTTACACGTTAGCAACTAGAATGAAAGCATTCCAATCTTCTATATTTAGTGAATTAGGGGCCTATAAAAAAGAGAAAATTGCAGCAGGTCATGAAATGATCGATTTAAGTATCGGGAATCCCGATATGCCTCCTGCTGATTTCGTAAGAGAAGCAATGGTACATACAGCAAGTGCAAAAGAAAGTTACGGATATACGTTATCTGGTATTCAAGAATTTCACGAAGCTGTAACTGAATATTACAACAAAACTCATAATGTTATATTAAATGCTGAAAAAGAAGTTTTATTATTAATGGGTTCACAAGACGGACTCGTTCATTTACCTATGGTTTTTGCAAATCCGGGAGATATAATACTAGTTCCTGATCCAGGATATACAGCTTATGAAACAGGAATTCAAATGGCCGGTGCAACATCTTACTACATGCCATTAAAGAAAGAAAATGATTTCTTACCTAACTTAGAAGTTATCCCTGAAGAAATTGCCGATAAAGCGAAGATGATGATTTTGAACTTCCCAGGGAATCCAGTTCCAGCAATGGCTCATGAAGATTTCTTTAAAGAGGTAATTGCATTCGCGAAAAAACATAATATTATCATTGTCCATGATTTTGCTTATGCTGAATTTTATTTTGATGGTCAAAAGCCAATTAGCTTCTTATCTGTACCTGGTGCAAAAGAAGTTGGCGTTGAAATTAATTCTTTATCTAAAAGTTATAGTTTAGCTGGTAGCCGTATTGGTTATATGATTGGTAATAAAGAAATTGTCGGCGCGCTTACGCAATTTAAGTCTAATACAGATTACGGTGTGTTTTTACCGATTCAAAAAGCTGCATCCGCTGCATTACGACACGGCGCTGCATTTTGCGAGAAAAACCGTGGAATTTACCAAGAACGTAGAGATACTTTAGTGGACGGATTCCGCAAATTCGGTTGGAATGTCGATAAACCCGCTGGAAGTATGTTCGTTTGGGCTGAAATTCCGAAAGGATGGACTTCTCTAGAGTTCGCTTATGCACTTATGGATCGTGCAAATGTCGTTGTCACACCAGGCCATGCATTTGGTCCTCACGGCGAAGGCTTTGTACGTATTGCACTTGTTCAAGATAAAGTAGTATTACAAGAAGCAGTTGAAAACATTAAAAATAGCGGTATTTTCTCTATTGAAAAAGTAGCGGAATTAGTTAAAAATTAA
- a CDS encoding ATP-binding cassette domain-containing protein has translation MFALETKDLTKKYKKKLAVNEVTINVENHKIYGLLGRNGAGKTTLLNLLAGQIISSSGSVSIFGENVFENSKAMQKICFVKVKEETHLSNKIKEIFELCNMFYKNWDQKYAEELAGKFQLNMKEKYHKLSHGMQTVVGIIQGLASRAAITIFDEPTTGLDAAHRELFYSLLLEDYGEYPRTIILSTHLVEEVTHIIEDVIIIKEGRLVVQSSVEDLLQQGHIISGRKDKVDEFSINKKVINREVYGKKGIAVIWEELSSDDYYSLEKEGIAVDRITLQKLFIHITGGELK, from the coding sequence ATGTTTGCACTTGAAACGAAAGATTTAACGAAAAAATATAAAAAGAAACTAGCTGTAAACGAAGTAACAATTAATGTAGAAAATCATAAAATATATGGTTTGCTTGGAAGAAACGGAGCAGGGAAAACGACTTTATTAAACTTACTTGCTGGACAAATTATTTCAAGTAGTGGAAGTGTATCTATATTTGGCGAAAATGTTTTTGAAAATAGTAAAGCGATGCAAAAAATTTGCTTTGTTAAAGTGAAAGAAGAAACGCATTTAAGTAATAAAATTAAAGAGATTTTTGAGCTATGTAACATGTTTTATAAAAATTGGGATCAGAAATATGCTGAAGAACTGGCAGGGAAATTTCAGCTTAATATGAAAGAGAAATACCATAAATTATCACACGGTATGCAAACAGTCGTAGGAATTATTCAAGGTCTAGCAAGTAGGGCAGCGATTACTATTTTTGATGAACCAACTACCGGTTTAGATGCAGCACATCGAGAGTTATTTTATAGTTTACTATTAGAAGATTACGGTGAGTATCCCCGAACAATTATATTATCAACACATTTAGTAGAAGAAGTAACCCATATTATTGAAGATGTAATCATCATAAAAGAAGGAAGATTAGTCGTTCAATCATCAGTGGAAGATTTATTACAACAAGGTCATATTATTTCAGGGCGAAAAGACAAAGTGGATGAGTTTTCAATCAATAAAAAAGTAATAAATCGAGAAGTTTATGGAAAGAAAGGTATAGCTGTTATATGGGAAGAGCTTTCTAGTGACGATTATTACTCTCTCGAAAAAGAAGGAATAGCAGTTGATAGAATTACATTACAAAAATTATTTATTCACATAACAGGTGGTGAATTGAAATGA
- a CDS encoding nucleoside hydrolase produces the protein MRKVNKKIIFFGDFGIDDAVTLIYANKTCKLDIIGIVAEYGNVSREIVTENVYFLERYYATKVKIIKGASRPMTAEEPLFFPEIHGEHGLGPIIPPKMRICERENFCALIKLIEPCPEDIIIVATGRLTTLATLFLLYPNLMDRVCSYYIMGGAFLFPGNVTPVSEANFYGDPIAANIVMKYAQNATIYPLNVTQEALITPEMVDTIDKEGTGQAKLIKPMIDFYYKNFYKKEYPGIAGSPIHDLLPFISFINDDIFEYKKSAVWISTTNDVTRGQSVADFRRIAEPTTFDNRPIQRIAVEFNYQAFKDEFMRTILKPDCP, from the coding sequence GTGAGAAAAGTTAATAAAAAAATAATCTTTTTCGGAGATTTTGGTATTGATGATGCAGTAACGTTAATTTATGCGAATAAAACATGCAAATTAGATATTATAGGTATCGTTGCAGAGTATGGAAATGTATCAAGAGAAATTGTAACGGAAAATGTTTATTTTTTAGAAAGATACTATGCTACAAAAGTGAAAATCATTAAAGGTGCCAGTAGACCGATGACAGCTGAAGAACCTTTATTTTTTCCTGAAATTCATGGGGAGCACGGTTTAGGTCCAATTATTCCACCGAAAATGAGAATTTGTGAAAGAGAAAATTTTTGTGCATTGATTAAATTAATTGAGCCTTGTCCAGAAGATATTATTATAGTGGCGACGGGACGATTAACAACACTTGCAACATTATTTTTATTGTACCCAAATTTAATGGATCGAGTATGTTCTTATTATATAATGGGCGGTGCTTTTCTATTTCCGGGTAATGTTACACCTGTATCAGAAGCTAATTTTTACGGCGATCCAATTGCCGCGAATATCGTTATGAAATATGCGCAAAATGCTACTATATACCCGTTAAATGTAACGCAAGAAGCACTTATTACTCCTGAAATGGTCGATACTATTGATAAAGAAGGAACAGGACAGGCGAAACTTATTAAGCCAATGATCGATTTTTATTACAAAAACTTTTACAAAAAAGAATATCCAGGTATTGCTGGGAGTCCGATTCACGATTTACTTCCGTTCATTTCATTTATAAATGATGATATTTTTGAATATAAAAAATCAGCAGTTTGGATAAGTACGACAAATGATGTAACGAGAGGGCAAAGTGTTGCAGATTTTAGAAGAATAGCTGAGCCAACGACGTTTGATAATCGTCCTATACAAAGAATTGCCGTTGAATTTAATTATCAAGCGTTTAAAGACGAATTTATGAGAACAATATTGAAGCCAGATTGTCCTTAA
- a CDS encoding class I SAM-dependent methyltransferase, which produces MNKEELVKQQFGSNAEKYVKSKIHAKGLDLQYVVQQVETRHNNRLLDIATGGGHVANLLAPMFKEVVALDLTEKMLEKAKGFIEGNGHENVSFVAGNAENLPFADESFDTITCRIAAHHFVDPLQFIFEVNRTLEDNGLFILIDNVSPENNEFDTFYNFIEKKRDPSHERALKKTEWITLLEKHGLQMQLCHTFDKKFDFDWWCDMMDVPMQKRVKLTECMMKTSNEMQEFFKIQFENNKIESFYTEMALFVCKKSSTLKR; this is translated from the coding sequence ATGAATAAAGAAGAACTTGTGAAACAACAATTTGGTAGTAATGCAGAGAAGTATGTGAAAAGTAAAATTCATGCAAAAGGACTGGATTTACAATATGTAGTTCAGCAAGTTGAAACTCGTCATAATAATCGTCTTCTTGATATTGCTACTGGTGGTGGACATGTTGCAAATTTGTTAGCCCCAATGTTTAAAGAGGTAGTCGCTCTTGATTTAACAGAAAAAATGTTAGAAAAAGCAAAAGGTTTTATAGAAGGGAACGGGCATGAAAATGTATCATTTGTAGCAGGAAATGCAGAAAATTTACCATTTGCTGATGAATCTTTTGATACAATTACATGCCGAATTGCAGCACATCACTTTGTTGATCCTTTGCAATTTATTTTTGAAGTAAATCGAACGTTAGAAGATAATGGATTATTTATATTAATTGATAACGTTTCACCAGAAAATAATGAATTTGATACATTTTATAACTTTATCGAAAAGAAGAGAGATCCGAGCCATGAACGAGCTTTGAAAAAAACAGAATGGATTACTTTATTAGAGAAGCATGGTTTGCAAATGCAATTATGTCATACTTTTGACAAGAAGTTCGATTTTGATTGGTGGTGCGATATGATGGATGTACCTATGCAAAAACGTGTAAAGTTAACAGAGTGTATGATGAAAACATCAAATGAAATGCAGGAATTCTTCAAAATTCAATTTGAAAACAATAAAATAGAATCGTTCTATACTGAAATGGCACTGTTCGTATGTAAAAAAAGTTCAACATTAAAAAGATAA
- a CDS encoding CcdC family protein, with product MGDTSSLITVFLCVALLIFWRRYRSMYKPIKGTGKRILWPLLFLTPGIIWFFGPVHPALLQVVIAALIGGLFAVPLIILTNYERRDDGNIYTKKSVAFLITFIALVVLRYGSRQYIVDLDQQTIGLLFYVVAVSYIIPWRIACYIKFRKVLRENNNHVI from the coding sequence ATGGGAGACACCTCTTCATTAATAACCGTCTTTTTATGCGTGGCCTTACTAATTTTTTGGCGCCGTTATCGATCTATGTATAAGCCGATTAAGGGGACGGGAAAACGTATTTTGTGGCCATTACTATTTTTAACACCGGGGATAATATGGTTTTTTGGACCCGTACATCCAGCACTATTACAAGTAGTTATAGCAGCATTAATTGGGGGTCTTTTCGCCGTACCACTTATAATTCTAACAAATTATGAGCGAAGAGATGATGGGAATATTTATACGAAAAAAAGTGTAGCTTTTTTAATTACTTTTATTGCACTTGTCGTTTTGAGATATGGTTCAAGACAATATATTGTTGATTTAGATCAACAAACGATCGGTTTATTATTTTACGTCGTTGCAGTATCGTATATTATTCCGTGGAGAATTGCTTGTTATATAAAATTCAGGAAAGTTTTGCGAGAAAATAATAACCATGTTATATGA
- a CDS encoding 3-hydroxyacyl-ACP dehydratase FabZ family protein — protein MNIKDTLPHRYPFLMIDKITNVKESQSATGYKLITNNEWFINNNQNYMPHMLIVEALAQLSAFLSTGESEGLGFLSSLDGVEFHEKAYPGDKLDLHYELTRNRRGFVLGKGIASVNGQSIVTIEKLLIYQAD, from the coding sequence ATGAATATTAAAGATACTCTTCCCCATCGCTATCCATTTTTAATGATCGATAAAATTACAAACGTTAAAGAATCTCAATCAGCTACAGGATACAAACTGATCACAAATAATGAGTGGTTTATTAATAACAATCAAAACTATATGCCTCATATGCTAATTGTAGAAGCACTCGCTCAACTTAGTGCTTTTCTAAGTACAGGTGAATCTGAAGGACTTGGTTTCCTCTCCTCTTTAGATGGGGTGGAATTTCATGAAAAAGCGTATCCCGGTGATAAACTTGACTTACATTATGAATTAACACGTAACAGACGAGGTTTTGTTCTTGGGAAAGGAATTGCCTCTGTAAACGGTCAATCAATCGTTACCATTGAAAAGCTATTAATATATCAAGCTGATTAA
- a CDS encoding GlsB/YeaQ/YmgE family stress response membrane protein: MIWYLIVGGILGWFASLITGKDVPGGVIGNIIAGIIGSWLGSLLLGKFGPVIGGFAIIPALIGAVILIFIVSFLLRAIRK, from the coding sequence ATGATTTGGTATTTAATCGTCGGTGGTATTTTAGGATGGTTTGCAAGTCTGATCACTGGAAAGGATGTACCGGGCGGTGTAATTGGTAATATTATTGCTGGTATTATCGGTTCTTGGCTTGGTTCGTTGTTACTTGGTAAATTCGGTCCTGTTATTGGCGGATTTGCAATTATTCCAGCTTTAATAGGTGCGGTCATATTAATTTTCATTGTGAGCTTCTTATTACGAGCTATACGGAAATAA
- a CDS encoding DUF3970 family protein, giving the protein MIRVRIEGTEEEMLEFLEKMPDIPGFEKTHMREPRKGNNPKYDSSKNVLAYLSYKKIEVANK; this is encoded by the coding sequence ATGATTCGTGTACGTATTGAGGGAACTGAGGAAGAGATGCTTGAATTTTTAGAGAAAATGCCTGACATTCCTGGGTTTGAAAAAACACATATGAGAGAACCGAGAAAAGGGAATAATCCGAAATATGATTCAAGCAAAAATGTACTAGCATATTTATCGTATAAGAAGATTGAAGTCGCCAATAAATAG
- a CDS encoding YqbF domain-containing protein: protein MYYVKLIKGQSFYAFDHRFLISQEEAVSEKIFNYLRRNEFFEVRKEEYSA from the coding sequence ATATACTACGTAAAATTAATTAAAGGTCAATCTTTCTATGCTTTTGATCATCGTTTCTTAATATCTCAAGAAGAAGCGGTTTCGGAAAAAATTTTTAATTACTTACGCCGTAATGAATTCTTTGAAGTGCGTAAAGAAGAATATTCTGCCTAA
- a CDS encoding MFS transporter: protein MWRNKNVWIVLIGEFIAGLGLWLGILGNLEFMQKYVPSDFMKSVILFIGLLAGVLVGPMAGRVIDQYEKKKVLLYAGFGRVISVIFMFFAIQYESIAFMIAFMIALQISAAFYFPALQSVIPLIVREHELLQMNGVHMNVGTIARIAGTSLGGILLVVMSLQYMYAFSMAAYALLFLSTFFLQFEDKKSTTSSKESAKDNSFMEVFRILKGIPIAFTALILSIIPLLFIAGFNLMVINISEMQHDPTIKGFIYTIEGVAFMLGAFVIKRLSDHFKPEKLLYFFAICTAFAHLSLFFSDIKWMALASFGLFGFSVGCFFPIMSTIFQTKVEKSYHGRLFSFRNMFERVMFQIVLLGTGFCLDTIGLQYMVLIFGVISLLIIFISLSKQKQYEKQPSQSANL, encoded by the coding sequence ATGTGGCGTAATAAAAATGTTTGGATCGTATTAATTGGGGAGTTTATTGCTGGTCTAGGGTTATGGCTTGGTATTCTTGGTAATCTTGAATTTATGCAAAAATACGTCCCTTCTGATTTTATGAAATCCGTTATATTATTTATCGGACTGTTAGCTGGTGTTCTAGTTGGTCCAATGGCTGGACGTGTCATTGATCAATATGAAAAAAAGAAAGTTCTTCTTTACGCTGGATTTGGTCGTGTTATTAGTGTTATTTTCATGTTTTTCGCTATTCAATATGAAAGTATCGCCTTTATGATTGCATTTATGATTGCACTTCAAATTTCAGCTGCATTTTATTTCCCTGCATTACAATCTGTAATTCCTCTAATCGTTCGTGAGCATGAGTTATTACAGATGAACGGTGTACATATGAATGTTGGTACAATCGCTCGTATTGCGGGTACTTCACTAGGTGGAATTCTTTTAGTTGTAATGAGTTTACAGTATATGTATGCCTTCTCAATGGCAGCATACGCTTTATTATTCCTCTCAACTTTCTTCCTACAATTTGAAGATAAAAAGTCAACTACATCAAGTAAAGAATCAGCTAAAGATAATAGCTTTATGGAAGTATTTCGTATTTTAAAAGGAATTCCTATTGCTTTTACAGCACTTATATTAAGTATTATCCCTCTATTATTTATAGCTGGATTCAATTTAATGGTTATTAACATTAGCGAAATGCAACACGATCCAACGATTAAAGGATTCATATATACAATTGAAGGTGTAGCATTTATGTTAGGTGCCTTCGTTATTAAACGTTTATCTGATCATTTCAAACCTGAAAAGTTACTATATTTCTTCGCAATTTGTACCGCTTTTGCACACCTTTCGTTGTTCTTTAGCGATATTAAATGGATGGCACTTGCCTCATTTGGTTTGTTTGGATTTAGTGTTGGCTGTTTCTTCCCTATTATGTCGACAATTTTCCAAACGAAAGTAGAAAAAAGCTATCACGGCCGCCTCTTCTCATTCCGTAATATGTTTGAGAGAGTTATGTTCCAAATTGTCTTACTTGGAACTGGCTTCTGCTTAGATACAATTGGATTACAGTATATGGTTCTAATTTTCGGCGTCATTTCATTGTTGATTATATTTATTTCCCTATCTAAACAGAAACAATATGAAAAACAACCTTCGCAATCTGCGAATTTATAA
- a CDS encoding DUF4052 family protein, which produces MTMLMKQLKLHINFHYKAILIFWILALLIKGALSAAHLNGLKISYLPEIINNPSIAIMMFIIVSTFNIQDDLFRLAISFGVTRIQYFIGAICYIVLQSALFSFLQVMFLNDMKYNIVNVSFWEQSAQQFIIQFLFYVTTACFFQVAVVFKQRFQWIGLMIGGTLFLSTNSVLYGEVGINGLLFTSDISLIDIPYFTVISIGLTILYILTSSIFIRKVSFEQTV; this is translated from the coding sequence ATGACGATGTTAATGAAGCAGTTAAAATTACATATAAATTTTCATTATAAAGCAATTTTAATATTTTGGATTTTAGCTTTATTAATAAAAGGAGCTTTGAGTGCTGCTCATTTAAATGGATTGAAAATTAGTTATTTACCCGAAATTATCAATAATCCTTCAATAGCAATTATGATGTTTATAATAGTGAGTACTTTCAATATACAAGATGATTTATTTCGTTTAGCTATTTCATTTGGTGTAACGAGAATTCAATATTTCATCGGAGCGATTTGTTATATTGTACTGCAATCCGCATTATTTTCATTTCTTCAAGTAATGTTTTTAAACGATATGAAATATAACATAGTAAATGTTAGCTTTTGGGAGCAATCAGCACAACAGTTTATTATACAATTTTTGTTTTATGTTACGACAGCATGTTTCTTCCAAGTAGCAGTAGTTTTTAAACAACGATTTCAGTGGATTGGTCTCATGATAGGTGGAACGCTTTTCTTATCAACAAACAGTGTGCTTTATGGAGAAGTAGGGATAAACGGTTTATTATTTACGAGTGATATATCTTTAATAGATATTCCCTATTTTACTGTAATTTCAATTGGATTAACTATTCTTTATATCCTAACTAGTAGTATATTTATTCGTAAAGTTTCATTCGAACAAACAGTTTAA